From the Dehalococcoidales bacterium genome, the window CCGCTACCGCCAGCGCCACCTTTACCGTTACCGCTTCCGCCACCACTGTAAGCGCCAGCGCCGACGGCAATACGGTGGGGTCATCAGTAGTCATCTGGGGCTCCGGCTTCCTGAATAACAGCCTGGTAACCGTCACCTACGACGGCACGAAAATCACCGAAAGCACCGCCGGCGCGGACGGGCACTTCGTCACTTCTCCCTTCCAGATCCCGGCCAGCGCTCACGGCGACCATGTCATTGCCGTAACGGACGGCGTCAACACGGAGAGCGTCACATTTACGCTGGAATCCACGCCTCCATCAGTACCGACAGGCGCAGCACCGGCCTCCGGCGCTTCCTTGAAGAAACCGTACCTGTTCGACTGGAACGATGTAACCGATGCCAGCGCCCCGGTCAAATATGAGCTGCAAATAGCCACGGATACCGGTTTCAGCGCCGATTCCCTGGTCCTGAACAAGACAGGACTGATGGAATCTCAATACAAGCTGACCGAAGCGGAAGGGCTCAATCTTTCCAGCGATCTGGGCGTTTATTACTGGCGAATCAGGGCGGTAGACGCCGCCTCCAACGACAGCGCCTGGACCAGTCCGGGGCAGTTCAAGGTAATCAAACCTTTCAGCTACGTAGGCTGGCCGCTGTGGTTGACCATCGCAGTGGGCGCAGTCGTTTTCTTCCTGGCCGGCCTCTGGCTGGGCAGGCGCACCGCCTTCTCTTACTAACAGCATATAGATAACCATTACCCCCTCTGGCATCCCCTCTCCTCCGGACCCTGCCTCCCGGAGGAGAGGGGAGTTTTTTACTGCACCCGATAATTTCAGCGAGGCGGAGCACCTGGATCCCGTATCAAGTACGGGATGACGAGGGGAGTGAGGGATGTGACTTACCCTTTTTCCTTTTATCCCCTTCAAGTTAACCCTCTCCCCGCTGGCAGGGAGAGGGACGATCGATTGCGGGATGAGGGTTAATTTCTATTTTACCATCCATCCTTTGTACGGCTATGTCAGGGGGCGAGTTAATTCAAATAATGCTTACACTGTCAATGGATTCCGGCCCCGATTAACATACGGGGTATGCTACCTGCGCCGGAATGACACACCCCGGGGTTTTTTTATTACATCCAATTATTGGAGCAAGGCGGAGTACCCGGAGCCCATATCAATTACGGGATGACGAGGGGAGTGAGGGATGTGACAGTTTCCCATCCGGGAACGCAGGGGAGAGCCAAATGACAGTACCTTTTTCTCAGCCCCATTGACTATCACTCCGGCACCAACTACACTATAATCGGGTCAAGTAAACCGGGTGACCGCCTCGATGCGTTCAGGCGTATCAGGGAGGAAAGTCCGAGCTCCGACGGGCAGGATGCTGGGTAACACCCAGGAGGGGCGACCCTACGGAAAGTGCCACAGAAACATACCGCCCCGATTCGTTCCGATAAAATCGGGACTCATGCGGGGTAAGGGTGAAATGGCGAGGTAAGAGCTCACCGGCGGCCGGGTGACCGGCCGGCCGTGCAAACCCCATCCGGAGCAAGACCGAATAGAGGGACTATGGAACGCCCGGTCCGTCCCCGGGTTGGTCGCTAGATTTCTCCGGTAACGGAGGAACCAGATAGATGGTCACCGTCCCGATTCGCCCCGACAGGGTCGGGGACTCATCGGGACACAGAACTCGGCTTACAGGTTTACTTGACCCACACTCCTGGTCTGTAACGTATCCTGACTTTCATCCCAACGCGTAGAGGGAGAACAATCTCATGTTCAACTCATCCAAGACTATCGCCAGTATGGTACTTATCATCGTCATCGTGCTTGCTTTCGGCGGCGGATTTCTGGTGGGACAGGGCAACCCGCCTCCCTCCCCGGAAGGGCTGAACGTCATCGAAGAAGCCCTGAACGACGTCATCGCCAAGTACGTGGAACCCGGCAAAATCGTCACCGCCAATATCACCGCCGGGGCGATCAAGGGGATACTTGCCTCGCTGCATGACCCCTATACCGCTTACTACGCGCCCGCAGAATACGAGATGGTCCAGAGCGATTTCGAGGGGTCGTTCGAAGGCATCGGCGCGGTGGTCAGCACCCTCGAAGGCAAGATAATCATCGTGGCGCCCATCGCCGGAGCGCCGGCGGAAAAAGCCGGCATCAAGAAAAACGATGTAATACTGGCAGTCAACGGCGAATCCACGGAAGGTCAGACCCAGGACATGGTGGTGAGCAAGATACGCGGGACCAGCGGCACCACGGTGGAACTGCTAATCCTCCACGAGGGGGAAACGGAGCCGGTGACCATCAGCGTGACCCGGGCCAAAGTGGAGGTGCCCAGCGTATCCTTTGAAATGCGGGGCGATATCGCGGTTATCAGCATCCTCCAGTTCACCAACCGTACCGAAGAAGAGTTCGCCAAGATAATGCCCAACCTGGCGGCGGAAAACGCCGCGGGCATCGTGCTCGACCTGCGCGGCAATCCCGGCGGCATCCTGGATATCGTCGTCCAGGTGGCCAGCCATTTCATCACCGACGGCGTTATCGTGTCCGTAAGGAGCCGGGAGGGAGACATAGAGGTACATCATGCCGTCTCCCAGAAAGTGACCACCGCCCTGCCGATGGTGGTGCTGGTGGATGAGTTCAGCGCCAGCGGCAGCGAGGTACTGACCGGCGCCCTCCAGGACCGCGGCCGCGCCATGGTGGCCGGCAACGTGACCTACGGCAAAGGCAGCGTAAACACCCTGCTGCATTTGAGCGACGGCTCCGGCATATATATCACCATCGCCCGCTGGCTTACCCCCAACGGCACGCTCATCGAGGGCAACGGTATTATCCCGGACAGGCTGCTGGACATTACCGGCGAGGAAGAGCTCCAGTGGGCGATAGACTACCTGCACGGCATGAACCATTAGAGGGAGAGGCATAACATGGCGGAAAAACTCGCCCGGCAGATAAACAAGTCCGAGCTCTCCCTTATCCAGGGGGATATTACCCGGCAGGCCACCGGGGCAATCGTGAACGCGGCCAACTCCGGTCTAATGGGGGGCGGGGGGGTTGACGGGGCTATCCACCGCGCCGGCGGCCCCGCCATCCTGGAAGAGTGCAAGCAAATAGTGGCGAGGCAGGGGCGTCTGCCTACCGGCCAGGCGGCCATCACCACCGCCGGCGATATGCCGTCCAAATACGTTATCCATACGGTGGGGCCTGTCTGGCACGGGGGGAAACAAGGCGAGCCGGAACTGCTGGCCAGCGCCTACCGGGAAAGCCTGAAGCTGGCCGCCGAATATAAATTATCTTCCGTATCTTTCCCCTCCATCAGCACCGGGGTTTACGGCTACCCGGTGGAATTGGCCGCGCCGATAGCGCTGGGGGAGGCGGCATCTTTTCTTGCCGGGGAAAGCAGCATCAAAGAGGTGGTTTTCGTGCTGCATGACCCGAACACTTTTAACGCTTACGCCGCG encodes:
- a CDS encoding O-acetyl-ADP-ribose deacetylase; amino-acid sequence: MAEKLARQINKSELSLIQGDITRQATGAIVNAANSGLMGGGGVDGAIHRAGGPAILEECKQIVARQGRLPTGQAAITTAGDMPSKYVIHTVGPVWHGGKQGEPELLASAYRESLKLAAEYKLSSVSFPSISTGVYGYPVELAAPIALGEAASFLAGESSIKEVVFVLHDPNTFNAYAAALQRAAGGKG
- a CDS encoding S41 family peptidase, which gives rise to MFNSSKTIASMVLIIVIVLAFGGGFLVGQGNPPPSPEGLNVIEEALNDVIAKYVEPGKIVTANITAGAIKGILASLHDPYTAYYAPAEYEMVQSDFEGSFEGIGAVVSTLEGKIIIVAPIAGAPAEKAGIKKNDVILAVNGESTEGQTQDMVVSKIRGTSGTTVELLILHEGETEPVTISVTRAKVEVPSVSFEMRGDIAVISILQFTNRTEEEFAKIMPNLAAENAAGIVLDLRGNPGGILDIVVQVASHFITDGVIVSVRSREGDIEVHHAVSQKVTTALPMVVLVDEFSASGSEVLTGALQDRGRAMVAGNVTYGKGSVNTLLHLSDGSGIYITIARWLTPNGTLIEGNGIIPDRLLDITGEEELQWAIDYLHGMNH